The following proteins are encoded in a genomic region of Comamonas resistens:
- a CDS encoding type I secretion system permease/ATPase encodes MSSPAFFERSELTRALWLFRREFVLVAVLSMVANVLMLAPTLYMLQVFDRVMVSRSELTLLAMSLITLFLFLVMAGAEWMRSRVLVLSGQRLDSVLSSRVFHASFETNLQQPGVASTRAFGDLVQLRQFLTGQGIFALFDTPWTPVYMAVLFLLHPMLGWASIGFALVQGALVWFGHRKAVAPSERAQEASRESAEYLQGKLRNVEALVPMGMVENLRGHWLKRYEKMLGAQSHAHDVSERLAVISKFIRYTQQSLALGLGALLVIDGQLSPGAMIAANVLMSRALAPIDSLANVWRAFMGAKGAFDRLEKLLQDNPGHDPALSRTAPSGRLGLRDVVAVALTREQPILKGVSLDVEPGTVTVVLGPSGSGKSTLARCMVGTWPHMSGEVLLDERPLAGWNRDELGPFIGYLPQDIELFDGSIAENIARMGEVDAARVIAAAQASGLHEMILSFPKGYDSPIGESGGLLSGGQRQRIGLARAIYGEPRLVVLDEPNANLDDVGEAALVTVVGELKAKGSAVVLISHRPGVLAVADRLVVLKDGIVQADGARDVVLQRLRAAAAPAGKTEGVPALA; translated from the coding sequence ATGAGTTCCCCTGCTTTTTTTGAGCGCAGTGAACTGACGCGCGCGCTATGGCTGTTTCGCCGGGAGTTCGTGCTGGTAGCGGTGCTGAGTATGGTGGCGAATGTGCTTATGTTGGCGCCTACGCTGTATATGCTTCAGGTCTTTGACCGGGTGATGGTCAGTCGCAGCGAGCTGACGCTACTGGCGATGTCGCTGATCACGCTGTTTCTGTTTTTGGTTATGGCTGGGGCGGAGTGGATGCGCTCCCGTGTACTGGTGCTCTCGGGACAACGTCTGGATTCGGTGCTGAGCTCCCGAGTCTTTCATGCCAGCTTCGAGACCAATTTGCAGCAGCCGGGCGTGGCGTCGACACGGGCTTTTGGCGACTTGGTGCAGTTGCGTCAGTTTTTGACGGGACAAGGCATTTTTGCGTTGTTCGATACACCCTGGACACCTGTTTATATGGCGGTGCTGTTTCTGCTGCACCCTATGCTTGGTTGGGCTTCGATTGGCTTTGCATTGGTGCAGGGGGCTTTGGTCTGGTTCGGTCACCGCAAGGCGGTGGCTCCTTCGGAGAGGGCGCAGGAGGCGAGCAGAGAGTCTGCGGAATATCTGCAGGGCAAGTTACGCAATGTCGAGGCACTGGTGCCCATGGGTATGGTGGAGAACCTGAGAGGACATTGGCTCAAGCGCTACGAGAAGATGTTGGGCGCACAAAGTCATGCGCATGATGTGAGTGAGCGTCTGGCCGTGATCAGCAAGTTCATCCGTTATACGCAGCAGTCGCTGGCATTGGGATTGGGGGCGCTGTTGGTGATTGATGGCCAGCTGTCTCCGGGCGCGATGATCGCGGCCAATGTGCTGATGTCTCGTGCGTTGGCTCCCATTGATTCGCTGGCCAATGTCTGGAGGGCATTTATGGGAGCTAAGGGGGCATTTGACCGGCTGGAGAAGCTTTTGCAGGACAACCCAGGACATGATCCTGCTTTGTCGCGTACAGCACCCTCGGGACGACTGGGCCTGCGCGATGTGGTAGCGGTGGCATTGACACGTGAGCAGCCTATTTTGAAAGGCGTGAGCCTGGATGTGGAGCCGGGAACGGTCACGGTGGTGTTAGGACCGTCGGGGTCGGGTAAATCGACGCTGGCCCGCTGCATGGTAGGAACATGGCCTCATATGAGTGGAGAGGTGCTGCTGGACGAGCGGCCGCTGGCAGGTTGGAATCGAGATGAACTGGGGCCGTTTATCGGCTATTTGCCTCAGGACATTGAACTGTTTGATGGCTCTATCGCCGAAAACATTGCTCGCATGGGTGAAGTCGATGCCGCTCGGGTGATTGCTGCTGCCCAGGCTTCAGGTCTACACGAAATGATTTTAAGTTTCCCTAAGGGCTATGACTCTCCGATAGGGGAGAGCGGTGGACTGTTGTCTGGAGGGCAGCGTCAGCGTATCGGCTTGGCCCGAGCGATTTATGGTGAACCGCGCCTGGTTGTGCTGGATGAGCCTAATGCCAACCTGGACGATGTGGGCGAGGCAGCGCTGGTGACGGTGGTGGGAGAGCTGAAGGCCAAGGGCAGTGCCGTGGTGTTGATCAGCCACCGGCCTGGAGTGCTGGCGGTTGCAGATCGGCTGGTGGTTCTGAAGGACGGGATCGTGCAGGCTGATGGTGCGCGTGATGTGGTGCTGCAGCGTTTGCGTGCTGCAGCAGCTCCTGCTGGCAAGACCGAAGGTGTGCCGGCGCTCGCCTAA
- a CDS encoding TolC family outer membrane protein translates to MHRLQTMNSVVVANGKSRPLVARTCVALAIGMLLAPAWALDLRQAYEAAERNDASIRASRAAADSAREKLPQAKSQRLPNVSFNAGANRNNLRTSTDSIYGPVSYTTNYNSNNQVLQLRQPIYRPYVSALVSQAEAQVEDANASLERDEQSLVVRVSEAYFDALLARAQLDLIAAQKAAYAVQLAAAEKGFKAGTGVRTDIDEAQARVDMSRAQELEAAQNVEFTRRRMEVLVGKPVDALADLNVQGFKPAPPAPANLEDWIARAEETSPQLRALRAQFDAAKMEIEKAKAGHKPTLDAVAGWSRSDSDTVTSVNNVYNQKFIGVQLTVPLYAGGYVNSTVRQAVADSERAREAMEATRLDLGTKVHEQYRAMTEGVLRIAALEQAVRSAQQAVESSRKSFQAGARTTVDVLNAEQQRTTALRDLAQARYAYLLARIRLQSLAGQDRWASVDQANASLSK, encoded by the coding sequence ATGCACCGTTTGCAAACCATGAATAGTGTTGTTGTGGCAAATGGCAAGAGCAGGCCGCTGGTAGCGCGTACCTGTGTGGCCTTGGCCATCGGTATGCTGCTAGCGCCTGCCTGGGCCTTGGATTTGCGCCAAGCTTATGAGGCCGCGGAGCGCAACGATGCGAGTATTCGTGCTTCACGTGCAGCGGCAGATTCTGCGCGAGAGAAGCTGCCTCAGGCCAAGTCTCAGCGGCTGCCCAATGTCTCTTTCAATGCGGGGGCCAACCGCAATAATCTGAGGACGAGTACGGATTCCATTTACGGACCGGTTTCCTATACCACCAACTACAACAGTAACAATCAGGTGTTGCAGTTGCGCCAGCCGATTTACCGACCCTATGTCAGTGCCTTGGTGAGCCAGGCCGAAGCTCAGGTCGAAGATGCAAATGCTTCTCTGGAGCGCGATGAGCAAAGCTTGGTTGTTCGGGTTTCGGAAGCATATTTCGATGCCTTGCTGGCGCGAGCGCAACTGGATTTGATAGCAGCTCAGAAGGCCGCTTATGCGGTACAGCTGGCCGCTGCTGAAAAGGGATTCAAGGCTGGTACGGGCGTGCGTACGGATATCGATGAAGCCCAGGCACGTGTCGATATGTCGCGGGCCCAGGAGTTGGAGGCTGCACAGAATGTGGAGTTCACGCGCCGACGCATGGAAGTGCTGGTGGGCAAGCCTGTGGATGCGTTAGCGGACTTGAATGTGCAAGGATTCAAGCCAGCGCCCCCTGCGCCAGCAAACTTGGAGGATTGGATTGCCAGAGCTGAGGAAACCAGCCCGCAATTGCGCGCGCTGCGGGCACAGTTTGACGCAGCGAAGATGGAAATTGAAAAAGCCAAGGCAGGTCACAAACCGACGCTGGATGCGGTGGCGGGCTGGTCGCGCTCGGACAGTGATACTGTGACCAGCGTGAACAATGTCTACAACCAGAAGTTCATTGGTGTGCAACTGACGGTGCCGTTGTATGCAGGGGGGTATGTTAATTCGACCGTGCGCCAGGCTGTGGCAGATAGTGAGCGTGCGCGTGAGGCCATGGAGGCGACTCGGCTTGATCTGGGAACCAAGGTGCATGAACAGTATCGCGCGATGACCGAAGGCGTGCTGCGCATTGCTGCATTGGAGCAAGCGGTGCGTTCTGCCCAGCAAGCGGTGGAGTCCAGCCGTAAATCCTTCCAGGCGGGTGCGCGTACGACGGTGGATGTGCTCAATGCCGAGCAGCAGCGCACCACGGCCCTGCGTGATTTGGCCCAGGCCCGCTATGCCTATCTGCTGGCGCGTATCCGTTTGCAGTCTCTCGCCGGCCAAGACCGTTGGGCCAGCGTAGACCAAGCTAACGCGAGTCTGAGCAAGTAA
- a CDS encoding HlyD family type I secretion periplasmic adaptor subunit — MANSLISENKDLLPAAPTDAADAAAHGKTDLGRAGRVGLWALGIGFGGFLLWAALAPLDEGVPGPGTVALDTKRKAVQHLSGGIVQQVMVREGDEVRQGQVLIKLDDAVAKANYEGVRQSYFGVLAMLGRLQAEQAGAAKIQFAPELGEAASKDAQIQRLVQNQEQLFVARRAQLKADLQSIEESIQGQQGQLQAYKMMAESRKGQLQLLQDELGPLRELVKEGYAPRNRQLELERSQADIRTSMADLQGNTMRAMSSVAELRQRALSRQQDYRKEVETQLADVSRQALTDGERYRAVSNDLERTEIRSPADGQVVGLAAQTVGGVIQPGQKLMDIVPKGAPLLLEAHVAPHMIDRVRAGMPVDVRFSSFANSPQLVVQGEVESISGDLLSDPTGTNSYYLARVAVTGEGLKRLGQRQLHPGMPVEVIFKGGERTMLTYLLHPLTKRLAASMTEE; from the coding sequence ATGGCTAACTCCTTGATTTCTGAAAACAAAGACTTGCTACCTGCAGCTCCCACGGATGCTGCGGATGCTGCAGCGCATGGAAAGACGGACCTGGGCCGCGCCGGGCGCGTAGGCCTATGGGCGTTGGGTATTGGATTTGGTGGTTTTCTGCTGTGGGCTGCTCTGGCTCCTTTGGACGAAGGGGTGCCAGGACCGGGGACGGTGGCGCTGGATACCAAGCGTAAGGCGGTTCAGCACTTGAGCGGCGGCATTGTTCAGCAGGTGATGGTGCGCGAGGGCGATGAGGTGCGTCAGGGCCAAGTGCTGATCAAGCTTGATGATGCGGTGGCTAAGGCCAACTATGAGGGGGTGCGTCAGAGCTATTTTGGCGTGCTGGCCATGCTGGGGCGATTGCAGGCAGAGCAAGCAGGTGCGGCCAAGATTCAGTTTGCCCCTGAGTTGGGGGAGGCGGCTTCCAAGGATGCTCAGATTCAGCGGCTAGTGCAGAACCAGGAACAGTTGTTCGTTGCGCGCCGCGCGCAGTTGAAGGCGGATCTGCAATCGATTGAGGAAAGCATTCAGGGTCAACAGGGCCAGTTGCAGGCCTACAAGATGATGGCGGAGAGCCGCAAGGGGCAACTGCAACTGCTGCAGGATGAATTGGGTCCTCTGCGCGAGTTGGTCAAAGAGGGTTATGCGCCACGCAACCGCCAACTGGAGCTGGAGCGCTCGCAGGCGGATATTCGTACTTCCATGGCGGATCTGCAGGGCAATACGATGCGTGCGATGAGCAGTGTGGCGGAGTTGCGCCAGCGTGCGCTGTCGCGGCAGCAAGACTATCGCAAAGAGGTTGAGACCCAGTTGGCCGATGTAAGCCGCCAGGCGCTGACTGACGGCGAGCGCTATCGGGCGGTGAGCAATGATCTGGAGCGTACGGAGATTCGTTCTCCGGCCGATGGTCAGGTGGTGGGTCTGGCGGCACAGACGGTGGGTGGCGTGATCCAGCCGGGCCAGAAGTTGATGGATATTGTGCCAAAGGGAGCGCCGCTGTTGCTGGAGGCTCATGTGGCTCCACACATGATCGACCGCGTGCGTGCAGGCATGCCTGTGGACGTACGATTTTCGTCATTTGCCAATTCGCCACAACTGGTGGTGCAGGGGGAGGTTGAGTCGATCTCGGGAGACTTGTTGTCGGACCCCACAGGGACCAATTCGTATTATCTGGCGCGGGTGGCGGTGACAGGCGAGGGGCTTAAGCGCCTGGGCCAGCGTCAGTTGCATCCTGGCATGCCGGTTGAAGTGATTTTTAAGGGCGGAGAGCGCACTATGCTGACCTATCTGTTGCATCCGCTGACCAAACGTCTGGCCGCGTCCATGACGGAGGAGTGA
- a CDS encoding acyltransferase family protein produces MKRVEFDGPDVLAGPSSAHVSSEPGVLLSHVLQRDHNNLDVVRLIAACMVIYGHANALVPPQLAKGDWVAEWLAFDYSGSLAVKIFFFLSGLVVTNSLLSKRCLIQFALARIWRIWPALLAVLLVSVFILGPMVTSVDMKEFLESTEARLYLLGNIKMQIQFSLPGVFVGQSNSAVNGSLWSLPYEVGAYCLLAAAFALGVHRSPRLALFITALICVDPLLPQRLLFSWRTSNAGVDSLAPCFAIGALMALYKNNIRISWMPVLGLSILYIGFRQTSYAHYLLYGALFFGILYVCSRSWMIKRRLKIDISYGVYLWGWPVQQLLVYFYPDMGVQLHRVLAIALACAFGVLSWYWVEKPGIAIGRWLYEWYNRKFAI; encoded by the coding sequence ATGAAGCGCGTTGAATTCGATGGTCCGGATGTTCTAGCTGGACCATCTTCGGCGCATGTTTCGTCCGAACCAGGTGTGCTGCTGAGCCATGTTTTGCAGCGCGATCACAATAATCTGGATGTGGTACGACTCATTGCCGCATGCATGGTGATTTATGGTCATGCGAATGCCCTTGTGCCTCCTCAATTGGCGAAAGGGGACTGGGTGGCTGAGTGGTTGGCGTTTGATTACAGTGGGTCGCTGGCCGTCAAGATATTCTTCTTTCTCAGTGGGCTGGTTGTCACCAACAGCCTGCTGAGCAAGCGTTGCCTCATACAGTTCGCATTGGCACGAATATGGCGTATCTGGCCTGCCTTGCTGGCTGTATTGCTTGTGTCGGTTTTTATACTGGGGCCGATGGTGACTTCAGTCGACATGAAGGAATTCCTCGAGAGCACTGAGGCCAGACTGTATCTGCTTGGCAATATAAAGATGCAGATTCAGTTCTCGCTTCCGGGCGTTTTTGTTGGGCAAAGCAATAGCGCGGTTAATGGCTCTTTATGGAGCTTACCTTATGAAGTAGGTGCATATTGCCTTTTGGCTGCGGCATTCGCCTTGGGAGTGCACAGGAGTCCAAGGCTGGCACTTTTTATCACGGCATTGATATGCGTAGATCCGCTATTGCCTCAGCGCTTGCTGTTTTCATGGCGGACTTCAAATGCGGGAGTCGATTCATTAGCTCCCTGCTTTGCCATTGGTGCTTTGATGGCTTTGTACAAGAACAATATCCGTATTAGCTGGATGCCTGTATTGGGTTTGAGTATTTTATATATTGGATTCCGTCAAACATCTTATGCACACTATCTTTTATATGGTGCTTTGTTTTTCGGGATTCTTTATGTTTGTAGCCGCTCCTGGATGATAAAAAGGCGCTTGAAGATTGATATATCCTATGGCGTTTATCTTTGGGGGTGGCCGGTGCAGCAATTGCTCGTGTATTTTTATCCGGATATGGGTGTGCAATTGCATCGTGTGCTTGCAATTGCCCTGGCTTGTGCTTTCGGTGTACTGTCTTGGTACTGGGTTGAGAAGCCGGGCATTGCGATAGGGCGGTGGCTATATGAGTGGTACAACAGAAAATTTGCCATTTAG
- the argB gene encoding acetylglutamate kinase, producing MTSTISIAPRDKAEILAQALPYIRKFHGKTMVIKYGGNAMTDPALQADFAEDVVLLKLVGINPVVVHGGGPQIEAALGRLGKKGEFIQGMRVTDSETMEVVEWVLAGEVQQDIVGLIHQAGGKAVGLTGRDGGLIRAKKLKMVDNKDPSIEHDVGQVGDIVAIDPSVVKALQDDAFIPVISPIGFGEENESYNINADVVASKLATVLQAEKLVLLTNTPGVLDKAGNLLTDLTAREIDGLFADGTISGGMLPKIAGALDAAKAGVNAVHIIDGRVPHSMLLEILTEQAYGTMIRSH from the coding sequence ATGACCTCCACTATCTCTATCGCCCCCCGCGACAAAGCCGAAATCCTTGCTCAGGCTCTGCCCTATATCCGCAAGTTCCATGGCAAGACCATGGTCATCAAGTATGGCGGTAACGCTATGACTGATCCTGCCTTGCAGGCGGACTTTGCCGAAGATGTAGTGCTGCTCAAGCTCGTGGGTATCAATCCGGTAGTGGTGCATGGTGGTGGACCTCAGATTGAGGCGGCGCTAGGACGTCTGGGCAAAAAGGGCGAGTTCATCCAGGGCATGCGCGTGACCGATTCGGAAACCATGGAAGTGGTGGAGTGGGTGCTGGCTGGCGAGGTGCAGCAGGACATTGTGGGTCTGATTCATCAGGCGGGCGGCAAGGCCGTGGGTCTGACGGGGCGCGATGGCGGTCTGATTCGCGCCAAGAAGCTCAAGATGGTGGACAACAAGGATCCAAGCATCGAGCATGATGTGGGTCAGGTTGGCGATATCGTGGCCATCGACCCCAGCGTGGTGAAGGCGCTGCAGGACGATGCCTTTATTCCCGTGATTAGCCCCATCGGCTTTGGCGAGGAAAACGAGAGCTACAACATCAATGCCGATGTGGTTGCCAGCAAGCTTGCAACGGTGTTGCAGGCCGAGAAGCTGGTGCTGCTGACCAACACGCCTGGCGTACTGGACAAGGCCGGTAATCTGCTGACTGACCTGACGGCGCGCGAGATTGACGGTCTGTTTGCCGATGGCACGATTTCGGGCGGCATGCTGCCCAAGATTGCGGGGGCGTTGGATGCTGCCAAGGCTGGCGTCAATGCCGTGCACATCATTGACGGTCGAGTGCCGCATTCCATGCTGCTGGAAATCCTGACCGAGCAGGCTTATGGCACCATGATTCGCAGCCATTGA
- a CDS encoding glycosyltransferase family protein produces MKESRCLLVSVVSHGHVEQVQALLEQLARSSAAHIARVVVTHNVPEPALRAPANGWPFQLQLVFNSRPQGFGANHNQALHGAQESFVCVLNPDVELIAGQEPFEALLQAASLPGVGCAYPQQVDKLGLPQDCERETPTPLALWRRWVLRRPQRRVDWVNAACIVLPLPIWQTVKGFDEAYFMYCEDVDLCLRVRLAGGRLQRAEAWVVHAGQRASHHQFWHLLWHVSSLLRLWRSPTLWRTLCMKPQA; encoded by the coding sequence GTGAAAGAGTCACGCTGTCTGCTGGTGTCCGTGGTCAGCCATGGGCATGTCGAGCAAGTGCAAGCTCTGCTGGAGCAGTTGGCGCGCAGCAGTGCTGCGCATATTGCACGTGTGGTGGTGACGCACAATGTGCCGGAGCCCGCGCTGAGGGCGCCAGCCAATGGTTGGCCATTTCAGTTGCAACTGGTGTTCAATAGCCGACCGCAAGGCTTTGGCGCCAATCACAATCAGGCTTTGCATGGTGCTCAGGAGTCGTTTGTTTGCGTGCTCAACCCTGACGTGGAATTGATCGCCGGACAGGAGCCTTTCGAGGCTTTGTTGCAGGCCGCATCTCTGCCTGGCGTGGGCTGCGCTTATCCACAGCAAGTGGATAAGCTGGGGTTGCCACAAGACTGCGAGCGGGAAACGCCTACGCCGCTGGCGCTGTGGCGACGCTGGGTTCTGAGGCGTCCTCAACGACGGGTGGACTGGGTCAATGCCGCCTGCATAGTCCTGCCTTTGCCCATTTGGCAAACGGTGAAGGGCTTTGACGAGGCGTATTTCATGTACTGCGAGGATGTGGATCTGTGTCTGCGCGTGCGCCTGGCCGGCGGTCGGTTGCAGCGTGCCGAAGCATGGGTAGTGCACGCGGGACAGCGTGCAAGCCACCACCAGTTCTGGCATTTGCTGTGGCATGTGTCCAGCCTGTTGCGACTGTGGCGCTCACCGACTCTATGGCGGACGTTGTGCATGAAGCCGCAGGCGTAG
- a CDS encoding SapC family protein yields the protein MSDTLDLFKQPRALDSAAHRQLRYAASQPYHFAAQQLFAPIVSGEADMVAREYAIVFSDQSGSLPLALLGRARGHNAYVRDSGHWMARYVPAHFRRYPFVMSEVTAPGTEGAEAASAIEHIVVIDADAPHLSADQGERLFTDDGQPTAVLQNVQRVLAMMEQDSQRTLALVAQLEAADLLVARQVVVASKQGQPVGLTGLRVVDFERLNALGDASLAALQRSGALDLAYAHRVSLANLQDSVLVDNEAAAPSTSSGSISFDGIDWSKF from the coding sequence ATGAGCGATACCCTAGACCTGTTCAAGCAGCCCCGCGCCCTCGATAGCGCCGCCCATCGCCAGCTGCGCTATGCCGCCAGCCAGCCCTATCACTTTGCCGCCCAGCAGCTGTTTGCGCCCATTGTCTCGGGTGAGGCTGATATGGTGGCGCGCGAGTACGCCATTGTGTTTTCGGACCAGAGCGGCTCCCTGCCGCTGGCCCTGCTGGGGCGTGCGCGCGGCCACAATGCCTATGTGCGCGACTCCGGTCACTGGATGGCGCGCTATGTGCCCGCGCATTTCCGTCGCTACCCGTTTGTGATGAGTGAAGTCACGGCCCCCGGCACCGAGGGGGCTGAAGCGGCCTCGGCCATCGAGCACATTGTGGTCATTGATGCCGATGCGCCCCACCTCAGCGCTGACCAGGGCGAGCGCCTGTTTACCGACGACGGTCAGCCCACCGCCGTGCTGCAGAATGTGCAGCGCGTGCTGGCGATGATGGAGCAAGACAGCCAGCGTACGCTGGCCCTGGTGGCCCAGTTGGAGGCTGCTGATCTACTGGTAGCGCGCCAGGTGGTGGTCGCCAGCAAGCAAGGGCAGCCCGTGGGCCTGACCGGTCTGCGCGTGGTCGACTTCGAGCGCCTGAATGCTTTGGGTGACGCCAGCCTTGCCGCCCTGCAGCGCAGCGGTGCACTGGATCTGGCCTATGCCCACCGCGTGTCGCTGGCCAATCTGCAGGACAGCGTGCTGGTGGACAACGAAGCTGCAGCGCCCAGCACCAGCTCGGGCAGCATCAGCTTCGACGGCATTGACTGGAGCAAGTTCTGA
- a CDS encoding type I secretion system permease/ATPase, whose product MRTNQSEDAELRAVLAQLRPYFVRTAWFSVFSAVLVLAPSGYMLEVYDRVVNSRSHMTLAMLTLAVILAYVLLEVMEWARAHVMYEAGEAFDKRMRRRVFDAVFQAGAQRSALGSQQAFNDLRTVRDFFHSPSILAILEAPVALLMGVLLFLISPYLGVSALVFGTIQALVAWLNERSTKPPLMQANQTAIEAQRYADGALRDAEVIHAMGMLRSLHSRWVQRQRKFLQLHAQASQAAGGFQAVTRLVQNTLSSLLLGLGCFLLLHNDLHGGPGMMIIGSILGGRMLAPLVQVVAQWSGVVNVRDAWSRLSKLLQAVPAQAPAMPLPAPKGAVRVEQLVAGAPGSAQPIIRGAQFELQPGDVLAVIGPSAAGKTTLARLLVGLWPSMSGKVRLDGVDLYGWDKAEVGPYIGYLPQGVELFEGSVAENIARFGKPDQELVEQAARAVGLHELISSLPGGYECKVGPGGVRLSGGQRQRVALARALYGEPTYVVLDEPNSSLDEEGDAALARAIVQASSRGATIVVITHRTSVLSVASKLLVMRDGQQQAFGPRDEVLAALNAAARAPAAGTLARAA is encoded by the coding sequence ATGAGAACGAATCAGAGCGAAGATGCAGAGTTGCGTGCGGTGCTGGCGCAGTTGCGCCCTTATTTTGTGCGCACGGCATGGTTCAGCGTGTTTTCTGCCGTGCTGGTGCTGGCACCTTCAGGATATATGCTGGAGGTATATGACCGTGTGGTGAACAGCCGCAGTCATATGACGCTGGCGATGCTGACGCTGGCGGTGATTCTGGCGTATGTGTTGCTGGAGGTGATGGAATGGGCGCGTGCGCATGTGATGTACGAGGCAGGCGAAGCCTTTGACAAGCGCATGCGCAGGCGCGTATTTGATGCGGTGTTTCAGGCTGGAGCCCAGCGTTCGGCCCTGGGCTCGCAGCAGGCATTCAATGATTTGCGGACAGTGCGCGACTTTTTTCACTCGCCGTCGATATTGGCGATTCTGGAAGCTCCTGTTGCCTTGCTGATGGGCGTGCTGCTGTTTTTGATCAGCCCCTATTTGGGAGTCTCTGCCCTGGTCTTTGGCACGATACAGGCTCTGGTGGCTTGGCTCAATGAGCGCAGCACCAAGCCGCCGCTGATGCAGGCTAACCAGACGGCCATTGAGGCGCAGCGCTACGCGGATGGAGCCTTGCGCGATGCCGAAGTGATTCACGCGATGGGCATGCTGCGCAGCTTGCATTCGCGTTGGGTGCAGCGTCAACGCAAGTTCTTGCAATTGCATGCGCAGGCATCTCAGGCGGCCGGTGGCTTTCAGGCGGTGACTCGTCTGGTACAGAACACTTTGAGTTCGCTACTGCTGGGGTTGGGCTGCTTTCTGTTGCTGCATAACGATTTGCATGGTGGTCCGGGCATGATGATCATCGGCTCAATTCTGGGGGGGCGAATGCTGGCGCCACTGGTGCAGGTGGTGGCCCAGTGGAGCGGGGTGGTAAATGTGCGTGATGCTTGGAGTCGCCTCTCCAAACTGTTGCAGGCGGTGCCAGCACAGGCTCCAGCAATGCCTCTGCCTGCCCCAAAGGGCGCGGTGCGTGTGGAGCAATTGGTGGCCGGAGCCCCGGGTTCTGCGCAGCCCATCATCCGTGGCGCACAGTTTGAATTGCAGCCCGGCGATGTGTTGGCCGTGATTGGGCCTTCCGCGGCGGGTAAGACTACTTTGGCGCGCTTGCTGGTTGGGTTGTGGCCGTCCATGAGTGGCAAGGTTAGGCTGGACGGGGTGGATCTTTACGGCTGGGACAAGGCTGAGGTCGGTCCGTATATCGGCTACCTGCCTCAGGGCGTGGAGCTGTTTGAAGGATCGGTGGCTGAGAATATCGCCCGCTTCGGTAAACCGGATCAGGAACTCGTGGAGCAGGCTGCACGCGCTGTAGGCCTGCATGAGCTGATTTCCTCCCTGCCAGGTGGCTATGAATGCAAGGTTGGGCCTGGTGGTGTTCGCCTGTCTGGCGGTCAGCGTCAGCGCGTGGCTCTGGCTCGAGCCTTGTATGGCGAGCCGACTTATGTAGTGTTGGATGAGCCCAATTCCAGCCTCGACGAGGAAGGCGATGCAGCCCTGGCGCGAGCTATTGTGCAGGCGAGTTCAAGGGGCGCCACGATCGTGGTGATCACGCACCGTACTAGCGTTTTATCCGTGGCCAGCAAGCTGTTGGTGATGCGTGACGGTCAGCAGCAGGCCTTTGGTCCGCGCGATGAAGTGTTGGCTGCGTTGAATGCGGCTGCGCGTGCGCCTGCTGCGGGCACTTTGGCGCGTGCCGCGTAA